The following proteins are co-located in the Dromiciops gliroides isolate mDroGli1 chromosome 2, mDroGli1.pri, whole genome shotgun sequence genome:
- the LYSMD4 gene encoding LOW QUALITY PROTEIN: lysM and putative peptidoglycan-binding domain-containing protein 4 (The sequence of the model RefSeq protein was modified relative to this genomic sequence to represent the inferred CDS: inserted 1 base in 1 codon; substituted 1 base at 1 genomic stop codon), which produces MRQKEVVTKTFQAPAVVCSSPNSHIYMFKNDNSDSDELSEEELNVELRPRGKERQKSDRRERVGDVVLLERELKEDDNLNKLALQYGCKVADIKKVKPTLSENKTYMLXKSIKIPVKNYSILTETSKELKPLQTTSSESRLTFVEFLDSDNATAESNCEKSNQLTXFFKGIDQDIESAVQSEIFLNQDYCIETPNQPLLPINQKTLMNGADCGIQWWNAVFIMLLIGIILPVFYVVYFKIQGSGETTSSLNTTIGPNGSIPTISIPGKVPGLEISLKTTTSSDNFR; this is translated from the exons ATGAGACAGAAAGAAGTGGTAACCAAAACCTTCCAAGCCCCTGCTGTTGTTTGTAGTTCTCCAAATAGTCacatttatatgtttaaaaatgataattccgACTCAGATGAACTGTCTGAAGAAGAACTAAATGTGGAATTGAGACCGAGGGGAAAAGAACGACAAAAGAGTGATCGAAGAGAGAGAGTAGGGGATGTGGTATTGCTAGAACGAGAACTCAAAGAAGATGATAACCTTAACAAACTTGCTCTTCAGTATGGTTGTAAA GTTGCAGACATCAAGAAAGTAAAACCAACTTTATCAGAGAACAAGACttatatgctttaaaaatctataaagaTTCCAGTGAAGAATTATAGCATCTTAACAGAGACAAGCAAGGAACTAAAACCCCTCCAAACTACATCTTCTGAGTCTAGATTAACGTTTGTTGAGTTTCTAGACTCAGATAATGCAACTGCAGAAAGTAATTGTGAAAAATCCAACCAACTGA GATTTTTTAAGGGGATTGATCAAGATATTGAGAGTGCAGTACAATCAGAAATCTTTTTAAATCAAGATTATtgcatagaaaccccaaatcaacCTTTGCTTCCAATCAATCAGAAGACTCTAATGAATGGTGCAGACTGTGGAATTCAATGGTGGAATGCTGTTTTTATCATGCTTCTAATTGGAATTATTTTACCAGTGTTTTATGTGgtctattttaaaatacaagGCAGTGGAGAAACCACTAGTAGCTTGAATACAACTATAGGCCCCAATGGCTCAATACCAACCATTTCAATTCCAGGCAAAGTCCCAGGACTGGAGATCTCATTGAAGACCACAACTTCTTCAGACAATTTCAGATGA